In the genome of Acidovorax sp. 69, the window GCGCCGTAAACTCACGGCCCCATGTCCCACACCCTGGCTACGCCCGCGCACAGCGAACTCATCATCAAAAAAAGCCGTTTCATCGGCTGCGTACAACCCATGGCCGACCGCGCCAGCGCCCAGTCCGCTGTCGATGCGCTATGGAAGCAGCACCCAGGTGCCGCCCACGTCTGCTGGGCGTTGTTGGCCGGTGGCCAGTCGGCGGCGGTGGATGATGGCGAACCCGGTGGCACAGCCGGGCGCCCCATGCTCGAAGTGCTACGCCACCAAGACCTGGAAGGTGTGCTGGCGACGGTGGTCCGATATTTCGGGGGCGTGAAGCTGGGCGCCGGTGGTCTGGTGCGGGCTTACACCGACACCATCGCCCAGGCCCTTCTCACCGCACCCAAGGTGACCCTGCAACGCATGAAAACGCTGCAATGCCAGGTGCCCTACGCGCTCGAAGGCCTGTTGCGCCGAGAGATCGAGGCTGCAGGCGCTGAGCTGATTGAGGTGCAGCATGGTTCGCTGGTGTGCCTGCAATGGCGGTTGCCGGAGACACAGGCGCCTGCCTTTGTGCAGCGCATCAACGACAACGGGCAGGGCCGCGTGGGGTGGATGAGGCCTGAGCCCTGATCCTTACAGGCAGCTCAACGGGGGAGTTGCCGTGGTGGTGCAAGGCTTCGCTGAAAAGGCCTCTGCGCCTACAAGCGTCCTGCGGCCAGCGCTTCACACTGCCGGTTTCTGGACTCTGAGGACGCTCCGTGAGCCAACAACCGCTCGACACCATCATCATCGGCGCAGGCACCGCTGGCCTCGCGGCATTGCGCGAGGTGCGTCAGCGCACCGACCGGTACCTCATCGTCAATGAAGGCCCCTGGGGGACCACT includes:
- a CDS encoding YigZ family protein — encoded protein: MSHTLATPAHSELIIKKSRFIGCVQPMADRASAQSAVDALWKQHPGAAHVCWALLAGGQSAAVDDGEPGGTAGRPMLEVLRHQDLEGVLATVVRYFGGVKLGAGGLVRAYTDTIAQALLTAPKVTLQRMKTLQCQVPYALEGLLRREIEAAGAELIEVQHGSLVCLQWRLPETQAPAFVQRINDNGQGRVGWMRPEP